TCATATATGGAATAGATTGCCCAAGGATGTggttaaatcaaaatctgttaatcagtttaagaatagactggacaaacatttgaatagatatggcaaatgatatagacacatcagcgaaagctgcttagtctattataaataataattatgcctgcgatatttatttttaatttaggaaACAATCTATCAGAGATTAGAAAATCGGAGTTAAAAGTAATTTGGCTATATAATATGACTAATACGGGTACTAACGGGACATAATTTGagttgttaatatcacggcgagAAGTcctctttttttactcgtccgtgctttTCAGTAGCCACAATATTTtcgttgaaggccgcccttaacggaattcgtcatgtaaagaaacccgacctctctcaaattcagcaagcCATCGCCTCACGGACAGAGTCGTATTTGCACGATCTACGCggccaaaaatatttttatgcggAATTGGTATCTaagcaatgtaaataaataaaaaaacaatttttcacaataagtatatatatttaagtgttattattttacatatttacaaaaaaggcaaaataatacaattttcggTCTGTACAAAATGAAATAACGTAGAAATGCTAGTTTATTGGCATTCatcattcatttatatttagttgTTCGTGTTGGAGTACTGGTGATATCTTTTAAGACATTTGATGTATCTTTTTTACCAGATTTTCCCAGTTCCACTGTTGCAGCAtggattgttttgttttgttctgTTCTGTTCTGTTCTGTTCTGTTCTGTCCTGTCCTGTCCTGTCCTGTCCTGTCCTGTCCTGTCCTGTCCTCCACAGTGTCCTGTCCACAGCGCAGCACAGCACATCACAGCATAGCACAGCACCGCACAGCACAGCACAGCACAGCACAGCACAGCACAGCAGCGCGCCGCAACGAAACGAAATGaaacgaaataaaataaaataaaataaaacgaaaaagacattttttataagtgaaaataataataaacattaaaagtTTACCATGactttattaatgtaatttgtAAGTTTCTTACCTTTTTCATTAGAATTcatcaatttaaatttgtaacaagaacttgttaacataaaaaataacttgGGAAGTTCGTTTAATAAAGCGCACTGCCGAGAACAGATACGTAGACTAGGTAAAGCGGTTCAATTCCGACTGACTAATGCGCACCGCGACCCGTGGCGTACGCGGTGCGCATTAGCAGGTGGAAAAGGGACGGGTTCTGTTCACGGGTAACAAAGGACTACTTTGTTCGGGGAACCGCTGAATAGAattgttattttgattttggGACTTTTGGCCGCGTAGATCGTGCGAATACGACACTGTTGCCTAAGCACCGCGGTGCTCAAataaggtgcttctctcccgaaagcattttgaagacgagcggcacagtcgtgcggagagagagaacttttataaatcataaaaaatcatcgctctacaATATTTTCGAGTTAAtaccattttcgttgcgtacgtagaacgaTGTGCGATAAAatacaattgacaaatgattttccgccatttgtttttttttattactaagaagtttgcaacgtttcaaaaaatataacattcaaaattcaaataattctgaTTAGCTAGAAGAGCAAAATGTAACACAGAGTAGGAATAGATCTTTTCGGAGGAGGACGAACAAGTGTACCtacgtgttaagtgatcaccaatgcccaaattatcttgcaacaccagagaaatcacaagagtgttgccggcctttaaggaaggtgtacgcgctttttttgaaagtacccatgtcgtatcgtcttggaaacaccacacaagaaaGATCTTTGGTTGTAATTGGaataaaattccttgaaaaccgctctgtacACAACCGCACACATccatggtggggataatatcgaaacttgtggcttgtcgtgcgaacgtggatttcggcggcaggaatcacggTAGAAGACGTTCATACATAGATAAACAcagcggtagaagacgcacaatgaagcacTGGGTCTCCGTCAATTCGAGATATCTTGGGGACTCCAACATATCATGACTAGTATGGATGAAATAATACTGTATAATACATGCTAGTGATGTTTGTATCTACCAAAAGATTAGGTATATttactgtttatttttaactatacaATTAATGCGTAAAGGTAACCAATTTTATACCATACCTACATCTAACTAGCAGTAGTTAAAAAGTATGTGCCAATGTGGttttaatagatataataaaataatggttaCCAATTCGGTTCTAGCACTAGCCGGCCGCTGCCGCAGTGAACTGTTCTAGCATATTATGCAAACCTAAAAAAAGTATACTTACCTAATTTTCGTTTACTTCTTTTTTACgtttcattttacaattttcattGACAATTAACAGCTTTTAGCCTCCCACCGCCATGTTTTATTATAGTGTTTTACCCATTTTGAGGTTacatttttttcgttattttctcgaaaattgtaaaaattgaaattgacttcgctgcgctccaaccagATGCCGTGGCGTAATCGAAAAGTGCGGCAACTGGGATGAGCGTTGAATCAAAGAAATAAAGACTAGTTGAATCAACCGTTGGTCTCCTATTAAACAAAGGTACTGTGAggtaaaaatattctaaatagGACTGTTTCATGCACTGATGCACAGAGTACCGTTGTTTTAGCTagtgtaatatttttgtatgtttgttctgTGTTCACTGTTCATATTCTGTGTTCATGTTTGAGACTGTAGAGCTAGAgtgtagtgtttaaattctctttgtttgAGACGGCCATGGGACGGCttctattctatttattatttacaaattacaatacatCGTAAAACATTAGTAAGATCATTTAATCTTTATTAGAAATGAATCTGATGTATGAAAGTGATTGTGACTCGCAGGATTTGCACCTCCTTAAAGCCGCCATCGAAGAAAATGatatagaaatagaaatgatcGAAGAGCAATCGCAATTAAGCGCTGGAACATCTTTAATAGCTTGTGATTCACAGTATTCGACTTCTAATAATGATATTGCCATCACGCTTAATTTACTCTACGATGAAAAACTAGCAACGCTCGAAAAAACATTGATAAACAGATTACAAGAATGTAGAAAACGATTACAAGAAGTACAAAACAAGTCCATAAATGACAGTGATAATTCTATCACACACAGAAGGTCCAATTTTTCGGTCGTGAATTGTGGAAAACCATACTTTAAAGATACGTTTGGATTTCCTGCACCTCCTAATGAAGATACATTGTTACGGTCTCAGGCTGGTATGTacgattttactggtttctCAAGTATACAAGGCTGGATGGAACGAGATAAATGTGAATTTATGAGGAATATACACGAAATGTctcaaaatataaaacaaaaagaatTAGAATCAGCACTCGCTAGAGCCAAGCGTAACAAAGGGCCAAAAAAGGAAATAGATAGAATAAAAATGGAAATaggaaatgtaaagaaaatgcCTCTAGAAGATTTAGTTTTGCCTGTGGATAAGGAATATGACTGGGAACATGTAGCGAACCTAATGAAATATAAACACAAACCGCAAGAGTATAAGGCTTTGTGGAACTTATATTTACATCCTTCATTTAATAAAGAGCCTTGGACTAAAGAGGAGCATATGATATTAGAGAGAATTTCTGCTGAAAAACAACATCAAGACTGGGAGAGTATTGCAAAAGAGCTTGGGACAAACAGGACGGGCTACCAGTGTTTTGTGTACTTCCGTACTAATATCAATAATAGTTTTACATCAAAAGAGTGGACAAAAGAGGAGGAAGAGTATTTAAAAAGATTAGTTGATTTCTATAAAGAACATGATTATATACCGTGGGCTAAGATCGCAACCTGTATGGAAAACAGAACTAAAACTCAAgtgtataataaatttattcaattaactTCATTAAGGAAAGGAAGATTTCTTCCAGAAGAAGATGCTGTAATTATAGCTTGTGCTCATAAATTTGGGACAAATTTCAAACATATGGCAAAGTATTTACCTGGTCGTTCAGTACCCCAATGTAGAGTCAGGTATCAAATTTTGACTCGGGCAAAAACATATATAACATGGACTGAGGAGGAAGATAAAAAACTCATGCAACTTACAGCTAATCAAGATTCACCAACAATTTTTGCAAGCTTGAAAAACTACTTTCCTGATAGAGATAGATCTCACTTACGATCTCGATACAAAACACTAACTAAATGGTTGAGACATAATCCAAATGTAGACATTAAATATGCTCCTAGACGTGAAGCCAGAACCTTGGTTCGAGACAaatcaactttaaatttaaagaaggctgttgaaaatttgaaaattagaATGCAGGATGAGTTGCAAGTGAAAGAAAGTAACACAATCACATTGCAGTCCACAGAGCAGAAAATAGATGAtgcaattgtaaaatattttgtaaatgagAAAATTACTTGCACAgatattgaaaaacaaaacccTCAATGCATAGATAGTCCAAGTTCAGCAACCATGACTTACTTAAAGATTGACAATCAACctgaatatttaacaaaaaagaatattaattttaagaatgttaGGCAAATCCTAGTTCTTCTCCGAGCAAAGTTAAACAAGCAGTTGTTTATGAAAAGTAACTTAAGTAAGACATGCCCAGAACTATTACTTTTAGATAGTGATGTGTACACCTCTAAAGTTAAATCATATTCAAAAAGGCAAAAGTCATCAACAGAGAATATTGACAAAACAGGGATACCCAATATCTGGGGAGAGCATCCTCTAGAtagtttcaaatatattttaccacCAAACCTCGCTACAATTACTGGCTGCCGACAGTTATTAGACCATATTcaagtacctacacaaaaaaggaaACCTCAAATAAAAAACTTCAACCAAAATAGGAGTTTGCAAAGAGAAATGACACTTCTATTAGAACGGTTTTATGTGTTATTTATATGGCCTATACTACTGTCAAAGTATGTTGATAATGATGAAAAGGAAATAAATCAATCTTCTAGTCAAGAAACTACAAACAATCAAGCTAACTAAGGGTTTGAACATAAGTTGATTAACACACGAGTTCAtaagttttttcagtaacaatTTGTGCCAAAATTAGGTTTGTGATAAAGATATGTTGCCATAGATGTGATACTGAAGGGATGAAAAAGTAGATATGAAAGTTTAATACTGTTAAGCTAAGAACTAAAAAAACAAGCTAAAGTAAgaagtaattttgtttttcttcttaatataatagtttttttaaactataatttatttacagtatatattattatagtggcTTAATggaataagtaatatttatattttgatttctgAAGTAGTGGATGGGAATAATGCTCGAAAATCTAAAGAAACAAATCAAATCTTGTGGgttgtacaaatttaatttgctccTGAATTTAATTGAACAGGTGTCCAGAGATGATGTGTCATCCATTAACAATTGATCGATAAATGTTTGTTACATTGTAtcttttgtaaaattttggaGGTTGGGCAGGTTACCACCTGGAAGTAGGTCATGTTGATGAAGCTACACCTGAAGAGTCAATTAAACATTAGAATTTATGGATTATGCATCATTGGACATTTAGCTTAGTGGTTAGTGTTGGAGGCCTAACCTCCAGAGAAGCAGGTcatcaaattattttcaatgctaataaaattatttattgtggttgaaaatttttaattcttgtTTATGAACCCAATTTGTCAATGCAATTTAGTCAAGGTTATAttttaatcttagataatttataaattaatgtcttgtgtgctTACTTCATAACACCGTACTACACGGTAGTGTCATGGCGTTGCCATTATGGCAACATGAGCAGACAGGAAGTTAAGACAGAGTTTCTTGATGATAGGCAACACATGACAACAGGTTTATTACATAAATGTGCATGCATAATAATACCAGTTGCTGAATAATTGGAACTCTAGTGCCATTAAAACATataacatgttttaaattttcataaatacatttttccTAGACATTAATTTGGGCTGCTATGAGAGATTACCATCTTGTGTGCCACTGGGCCTTCAGTCCATGGTTGAATGTCTCCATTATGGATGAGCACAACCTGCCGAAGCCTCAAACAGCTACTATGTTCACACCAGAGAGCAAACTCTAATGTAGAGAAAGCACACTGAGGACTTAGGACACAATGAAGGACTAAATATAAAGCTCTGGAATGAGCTACACGGCAAGGTCAAATGACGACCTTCAATGACGACAACCCTTCAGCTGAAAGCTGTGGAGTCCAAATCAATCATTGGCTTCAAGAATTCTTTAAATTGTGAGTTGATCCACAAACTCTCTTGCACCCTCTACAGAAGCAATGGTGCCACAAGGGTCGGTTCTGGCCCAGGTAGGGGTACATTCTATACTTGTCAACTCTGGGCCTTTGCCATCAACAACATCAGGGTGCAATACAATGATGCATATCGTACCCTGATGAAGTTGACTCGCCGGGGCTAGAGTACCGGATTTCTTTGCGTTCATGAAATTGCGTACTTATCGCAAGATTCTGGAGCCGGTTGTGAGAATCCAAGAATGAGATCCTGAGCATCTGGCCTGGTGTCTGGATTGCTCAATTCTCAAGCATTGGCGTTCGGTACACCATGAGGCTAATAGTAAGTAAATAGAACTCAATACAGAATTGtattataattcatttaattttttatatttcgttattttatattattattattgtaataatatattattattacaataataataatatatttatttgcaaaaaacatagtatatgTCGGCGTTACGCCAGGGTTACCTTGATCAGGGTCCAtcatgaagaaatacaacactaagaatttctcagtttattgaagcacaactgctagtatagatatataataagcATCATATTAGTCGGTGATATGAACcatctttacataaaacaatcgcttttatagcttccgtacaatagatgaaacagagtagatacaacttcttttaaaacacaaataaaattaggtattgtaaaataattcgtaaatacagctcaataaatgttttagtgaatttaataaaattcaaatatttttattcaaaataggatgtgaaatcacttattgaaagtcaaaaaaactaccacccattccaaaatgaatgcctcaggcctgaaaagaatgggcgcaacaaactcagcggccttttgcttttcaacaaaaatatgttttacaattaaagtaacatttacaaagtaacattgtgcaattaaacttattatttaatagcctgagggcggtcgctccattcccaatctgtggtatcattaagaaagtcatttatattatagtaacctttaccacacaaacgttttttaacaattcttttgaataacgtaatacttttgttttgaacattttctgggatcttgttgtaaaagcatatacattgccccacaaaagacttactaactcgacttagccgagtagtaggcatcatcagtttatgtctgttcct
The sequence above is drawn from the Leptidea sinapis chromosome 42, ilLepSina1.1, whole genome shotgun sequence genome and encodes:
- the LOC126976760 gene encoding snRNA-activating protein complex subunit 4-like translates to MNLMYESDCDSQDLHLLKAAIEENDIEIEMIEEQSQLSAGTSLIACDSQYSTSNNDIAITLNLLYDEKLATLEKTLINRLQECRKRLQEVQNKSINDSDNSITHRRSNFSVVNCGKPYFKDTFGFPAPPNEDTLLRSQAGMYDFTGFSSIQGWMERDKCEFMRNIHEMSQNIKQKELESALARAKRNKGPKKEIDRIKMEIGNVKKMPLEDLVLPVDKEYDWEHVANLMKYKHKPQEYKALWNLYLHPSFNKEPWTKEEHMILERISAEKQHQDWESIAKELGTNRTGYQCFVYFRTNINNSFTSKEWTKEEEEYLKRLVDFYKEHDYIPWAKIATCMENRTKTQVYNKFIQLTSLRKGRFLPEEDAVIIACAHKFGTNFKHMAKYLPGRSVPQCRVRYQILTRAKTYITWTEEEDKKLMQLTANQDSPTIFASLKNYFPDRDRSHLRSRYKTLTKWLRHNPNVDIKYAPRREARTLVRDKSTLNLKKAVENLKIRMQDELQVKESNTITLQSTEQKIDDAIVKYFVNEKITCTDIEKQNPQCIDSPSSATMTYLKIDNQPEYLTKKNINFKNVRQILVLLRAKLNKQLFMKSNLSKTCPELLLLDSDVYTSKVKSYSKRQKSSTENIDKTGIPNIWGEHPLDSFKYILPPNLATITGCRQLLDHIQVPTQKRKPQIKNFNQNRSLQREMTLLLERFYVLFIWPILLSKYVDNDEKEINQSSSQETTNNQAN